tttaagaaggaaatagatttctagattttAAAGGCGCGAAGGGgtttgcggagagagagagcgggaggacggtgttgagacagaggatcagccatgatcatattgaatggcggagcaggctggaagggccgaattacctactcctgctatgtttctatgttcctttgGGCTCCCCTTTTATCATGATTCAACAATTCATCAAAAATAACTAAGCCCTAATCCACTCAACCTTATAACCATATACTTGTCGTTTACAGCAAAACCATCTCCCTATATGTCGCCATTTCTACGCTTCCAGCTGCTTCCTGTTACTCCTACCCTAATTATTCTGTTAGCCCTAATTCGTTCCTGCAAATTCAGCAAGACTAAGCAAAATATGTAATCTCATGCGTATACATAACTCGCGCATTGACCGTTTCACTGTTATCAAAAATTAtttattggcatttattgcactTTGCGTTTTGGGCTGAGTGGCTGCAGTCCGTTAAGAGATCTTACACCGTGTTTCACCAGAGGGTTTGTATTCGGCAGCGAGTCCAGACTGGAGAAGCGGACAATGGAATCTCAATCTccgtctcctctcgctctcacccaaTCCTCCACTGCCAAGCACTCATGGAAGATTCACCCTCTCGGCCAGGCTTCAATTCACCTTCTGTTATCTAACGCTGTTCATCCTTGATACGGTTCGCCGTTTTGTCTGTCTAAAGATCCACGTGATGTAGACGAGTTTATAATAATAATTCCCTGAGGGCTGCAGTGAACTTCATCGGGAAATCGCGGAACTGAAGCAGTGCAGTACTGGAACATCGAAACTGAAAGCGTGTTTGAAGTGCTGAGTGTGAACATGGCTTCCAGAGAGGAGGCCGAAAGTTTGACCGAGGAGGCAATTTGTCCCATTTGTCTTGATTTCTTCACCGATCCGGTAATACTGGATTGTGAACACAACTTCTGCCGCTCCTGTATCACCCAGTGTTGGAAAAAGAAGATAAACTCCTGCCCGGAATGTAGAGGGAAATTTCCGAAAAGAAACCTCAGAGTAAATCGGGCCTTAGCGAATCTGGCCGAGAAAGCTCGAAAATTAAACCTGAATCAGAAAGAGATGGAAAGTAAACTTCACTgtgaggaacatcaggaagaactGAGGCTGTTTTGCAAAATTGACAAGAAATTGATCTGTTACACTTGCAAGGGTTCGCGGGAACACAGAGAGCACCGCTTCCTGCCGATTAAAGAAGCTGTTGAAATCTACAAAGTAGAAGAGAAATATTTTCTAAACTGATAGTTTTATCACATTTTCATGGTTTAACACTCTCATTCTGTGATTTTTCTCTCCCAATCCTAGGGTCAGCTGAAATCTTCCTTAGATTCTCTCACACAGAAGAAATCGGCGGTTCTAAAAACGGAACAGAAACAGAAACGGAAAATTTCCGAAGTTAAGGTGAGGTCCCCCTGTGCTGATTTCCTGGGATCTCGGTTAGTTTCGCTCCCTTTATCACGGGACACTAATTATGTTTCACATTTAATTTGTTAGGAACAGTCGAGCAGTCTGCAGACCCACATCACATTCGACTTCActaaaatgcatcagattctCACTGAGAAAGAGCAGCGTTTACTCAGATCTCAGAGAAGAAGAGGAGAGGATTTTAGAAACAATGGAGAAAAACCTTCAAGAGATTCaggagaatttaaattctattgaGAAGAAGCTTTCAAATCTGCAGAAACAGATGGAGCAGAAAAACGAGCTGATATTTCTGAAGGTGAGGGAATAGATTGCGGGTCAGTTCAGTAAGGCTTTCCAAAATACCTGTGTTAATTGTGAAAAAAGTGTCGCAGTTACTGAAATATTAGAAACAGAATTAACCTGATTGCTTTTTTTTGCCTATTCCGGGGCGGATCTTTTTTTTAACTAAACAAACTGGTTCCGGCACTGTCTGCAGAATCTGGGGAATACCTGCAATGAATGAGTTGTTCTGGTGATTTGTAATTATTTGTGTTATCTAAGTTTAATTTTCTATTTGGATTCACATTATAATTCAGTTGGAGTACAAtgttgtcagtgtttgtgtgccgctgagagaaagagagtcattaTATCTGAGTGGAAAGGCTGCTGAATTCCAGTACCTGACATAAAGATCAGATTTTCATTGTAAGACCCGCTTGGATCATCCAGCAGGGGAAGAAAAAATCTGGGCCATCCTAGATCTGCCTGGTCATGGAAGAAGCTCGTTGaatgagttatccaattagtcccaccccTGCTGCTCTTTTCCCATCGCCCTGAAATCGTTACCCCTTTTAAATAAACCTCTtctgaaaattattattgaataTGATTTCTCCACTCTGTCAGTTAGATGCTTTCCCTTCAATTATCTTGAAGATTTGTATATGCCATccaccagatccctctgctcctgcatgccCTTAAAATTATCACTTAATTTGCATCCTTTCTCCCAAAATGCCCGTTACATCTCCCCTGCTCTGTGTCTGTTCATTTCACCAAGCTGTCTGCACCCGCCTGAAGTCTGTTTCTATCCTCCTCATGGTGTGTTTTATTTATTTCAGGAGGAAGCTTGTCACAATACAAGGTAGGGCATGCTTTTTACTGAAAGCTCCACATATTTGTGAAAATAACTCAGCAAAGTGTTGTTATTGTTAGCTAAATTCTTTTGTTTATCATGGTACATTAATAATTGAGCCCAATTTTAGCCCATATAATACCCTTTCACTCTCACAGAGTTAAAATCTGGCCCAAATGTTTGTTAGTCAGGCGACAATAACTGCTTACGGTTCACACATAATTTTATATAATAAAAACTTTATTCAGTGATTAATCTGTATTAGATTTCATATAACTGTGCTATATTATTGCATTAATTGACAAGATTGCATGCAAATAATATAAACTAGATCCCAGGCCTGAAGTGATCATGTGAGTCTGTAGGCTGGCTGCATGGCTCTTGACCAAACCGAGAAATGAATACCTTAAAGAGGAAATGGGTTCTATTTTAATTAGAGTACCAACGTGTCCTGtgcccccccacaaacacaaTAGCAATaacttgtattcatatagcacctttaacataatagaatgtcccaaagcgcttcaccggagtgttataaagcaaaattgacACAGAACCACATAAGGAATATTAACACAAATACGGAGATAGGTTTTAGATagagcttcttaaaggaggaaagagagagagagaggcagaggggtttagggaagaaattccagatcTTAAGACATCGACAACTGAAGGCCCAGCCTGTCAGTTAAATGTTTTCCCTTCAATTATCAGGGAAGTTCAATTGGCCAGAACTCAAGAATTGTGGGTTTCTCAGAGCATTGTGGGGCCCATGTACGCTGCTTTAATGTTTACacagcttctaatattttcaaaATTTGTCTTTATTCAACCAGTTTTGGTTATAATCCATCAAGTGTGTAGGATGAATGTTTATCTCTTCTGTGGAATGTGATGTCTTGGCAACTAATCTGTTCTCAGGCTATgagccttttacttgaatgtttcAATTCTCTGCTCTTGTATTTCCAAGTTATCTTTCGCTCAGTGTAGGAAAAGGTTAAAATTTCACTTTCTACCACATTCACTCTATTGCAGAAAGTGCTGAAAGAATGCAATGTTGGGCTAACTTGaccatttaaaatattttttaaatattttaataaatatCAATTTATGACATCAgctgtttaatatttacaggattagTGGtgaccatcacactctctcagtaGCTAATGTCACCCTGTCTATCGGAAAGTTCAACGGCCCTTTACAGTACACAGTATGGAGAAAAATGATAGACTCCATCAACCCTGGTAAAATTTCTTGTATTCATTTGCCTGATTACAAATCCACTTGTTAAGTGACTAAAGGAACTCCCAATGCCCAGATTAAATACTCAGGTTCCTGGTTATTAATCCCAGGAGACTCTCCATtctcatttcttttttatttcCTGTGGGAACCTCTGGGCAAGAGGCTGAAACCATCAGCATTGTGTGTCAAAGCAGTGAAGGGATCTGTATAACCAGAGGAACAGAGCAACAATCTCAGGGTGTGAAACCGCAGTTGTGGGGCAGACTGGTCTGGTCTAGTCTGGAGTTCTGGGTACCATTTTTATCAATGTATTATCAGGAAGGCAAGTTAGGCATAGGAGATCATCTATTAAAAGGCAACTAATCTATTAGTCAAAAGAAGTGCTTGCAGAAAATGCGAGTCTGCACTGGATAAGGGAGGAAGTGTGTTGATCTTTTTGAAAGCGTACATGATTCAAAACagaacagggaagaggaacatccaTAGGTTTAACACAGTTATGGAGTCTACAACAAAGCAGAGGGTCAAACATAGCTGAGGAAGTGTGAAAAGATAGTTTAGAGTGAACAAGATTAAGATTTTCAGCGACACCCATTGATCGGGTAGACAGTCAACCAGTGAGCTGAGTGCTCCTCCGATGATTTCATTCTAAGTGTTGAGATCCAGTACAATATTGCTGGAGAGTTGCTCATGGAATTGTGTGGGAAAGTGTTTGATGGTTCTTGAGATTGCAGGTGAGAGTCAGGAATTCAACCGACTCCTTTGTTAAGCATGGGCAGGAAGGGGAAGGGGCCGTATAAATAATGGAGGGGAATGAGTGGGAAAGCAAAGGAGCAATGAGCAGTGGTAAGAAAAAATCATGCACCTCCTAGTAAGAGaaacaaaagagaaagaaaaataccTTGCATTTTAATAGTGCCTTTTGCAATTGCAGTTAAGCCTAAGGTGCTTCGCagacaataaagtacttttgaggaATGGTGACTACTGTAATGTTTGATATGAGAGAATCAATTTGATAACAGCAATGTCACACAAAGAACATTGTGAAAATAACAAAGTCATTTGTTTTGAAGATGTTGATTGcaggataattattggccagaacAGCGGGATTTATTTCTGATGGGGTTTCCAGCAAGCACTATAAGATCAGTGGTCAGGCCATTCAGCAGATATTGAGCCCAATGTTAATTTCCATTGAATTCAATTGAAACAAATATTTAGCAGAATGTGTTATGAGCTGCAACTTCAGCATTGCCCATGTCACAcaatctgctctctccccatcccaccatctctttcccctcctcttcccactctctctcaccacccactctctcccctccccctttctgccTCACCTCCTACTCCAACTCTTCTTCTCACTTCCCCTTCCCATTGTCTTTCACCTCCCACTTATTTTGagctctccctcacctccccctctgaACCTCAcacccctccgcctctctctcatctccccctctcaGCCCCATCTCTCACTTCCCCTCCGTCATTCCCAAGCCCCATCTCTCTTGCTTCCTACTCtttcacctccccctctctctagcccctcatgctctctcccctctccctcatctccattcacctcccctctctctcctctgttgctctctctcccctcctttcctgctctccatctctcttctctcaccttcttgctctatccccttccactctcacgctttctctctcctgcacatGCTACCCTTCCATGTCCAGTTCCCTAAATCACTGACTGTTATTTTAACTTTCCCCCAGCTCCAGCCTCTCTGACTCTGGATCCAAACATAGTGAATCCCCGGCTTATCCTGTCCAAGAACCGGaccagtgtgagatttggaaATGAACCGCAGTGGCTCCCTGATCCCCCGGGGTGGTTTGATGTCTGGCCCTTTGTCCTGGGATCGGAGGGGTTCACATTGGGGAGACATTactgggaggtggaggtggagaacAAGACTCAATGGATTGTGGGAGTGGCCCAAGAGCCTGTGGACAAGAAGGGGAGAATCGACCTGAGCCCTGAGACTGGATTGTTTGGCTGGAATTTGGAAGTTACTATTTCGCGGTTActaccccctcactgacccccccctcacactgAGTGTGAATCCCCGGAAGATCGGGATTTTCCTGGACTATGAGAGTGGACAAGTGTCATTTTACAATGCGgacaacatgtcccatctccacACTTTCACCCACACTTTCACTGAGAGAATCTTTCCCTTCTTCCACCCTGGATGGAATATCGATGGGAAAAACTCCGCACCGCTGACAATCTGCGGGATTAAAGGTCACTAACAGATCCATCCCATAACttcactcctcctgccagctgtAAACTGATGGGTGTCGGTCTCAGTCAAAGGTGGAGAGAGAAGCCAGGTTAACATTGTGGGTACAAATCCTGTATGGGAACTGGGAACTGAAAGATAAGCTAGGACCTCTGCGAGTCTGGGGgataggaggagggggagagaagaaaCAAATATCACTCAAAAGCAATTTGACCAAATCAGCTCTGAATATCTTTGTGTAATAATATTCCAGTTAAAATAATAGAAAAACCCATTCCAGCAGGTTTAATGATTGAGAACAGTGTTTCTTACTAATGAATTGATTAAATTAGACCATAGGAACAAATGAATTATGAGCTAGAGCCCCAAGAGCCTTCTGTAATTCAATAAAATTAtcactgatcttctgcctcaaatccaccttcccatccactctccgTACACCATAATTCTGAGATGCcaagaatctgtctatcccagccatATCCCTGGGGCAGACAAGTACCAAGATTCACaaccgagtgaagaaatttctcctcacctcagtcttaaaggccccttatcctgagaccatgcCCCCGTTTTCTAGTTTCTCCAGCTAagggaaacaacatctcagtgtccaccctgtcaaagccCTTCacaatcttctatgtttcaatgagatcgccacTCATCACTCTAAAATCAAGACagcatagacccaatttactcagcctggtgaggatgtggcattgtggtattgttgctaaactagcaatccagagacccaggataatgctctggcagatggtggaatttgaattcaataaaatatctggaattaaaagtctaatgatgacgatCATAAAAGCCCCTCTTATTCATTAATgaccatttagggaaggaaatctgttggcctacatgtgactgcagacacacaacatggttgactcttaaattagggatgggcaataaatgctggcctagccagtgacgcccacatcccatgagcgaattTAAAAAAAGCCTCCCATCATTGGGGACAACCCACTCATCCCAGGGGCCAATCTAGCAAGCCTAATACTGATTGATTGCTtctaacattttttaaatcttcttTTATTGTCATTATTATTTGTATTATAAGGTATGAATCAGACATATTTCAGACTACATTTCATTTATTTTAAGTCAGTATGAATATTTACATTATCTGATATTCAGAAGATGTGCACTTTTATCGAGAATTTTATGGGTTCGATAAGAAAACAGGAGCAGATCTTAGCACCAGGATTGAGAATATTTATTACAGTCTCAACACACTGTACTGGGGTTCCTTTAAATGCTTTGGGAGACAGACTGCTGTTTGGCTTATCTTCATTAATTATgtgaaaatgaaatatttaacaggaaaaataaaacaaacacTCCAATGTGCCACTTTATAAAGTTGCTCAGTTATTTTCAGAGAATGTGTTGTACCTCTGCTTCTCAGACACATTTTTCTGAAAcattaacattaacacacagataGACGACAGAGCACAAACAGACTAAACAAGGCTCAACTTTGCAGTATGAAAGAGCATGAGAGTCAATAGTAAAAGGTCTAGCAACTCACTGGTCTCAGCTGccaaaaatctgaaaaaaaaagtttGGCTCTTTGAGCGGAGCAGGTGAGAACTAATGTAAAGATAATTAGCAAAGGCAAGTGCATGGTACTGGATTAGCAGAATCAAAGTTTTGTGAAGAGGACAGGCATACTGAGGGTGAATCATTGGGGACCTTTGACAGGGATTTTTCCAACACTGTGcctcctgccaatgcaagatggcCACCCATATCCGTCTCTGCATGCGCACTGgtctgcacatgcacagaaaccCAATGACATCACTCCGCTGTCACTCCATCCAAAGCTACTGTATTTTGCCCTAAAATGTGAATGcttgggtaatgtgaattggtgCCAACATTTTGAACTGTTGATAGATTGATTTAAGTGACTTTGAGTTAGGATGCAGCAGCTGTAACAATGGGTGTTTCTCTGTAAATTATTGGTTTATGATCCGCATTCTGTTCATCCAACAGTGACTTTCACTTTTAGCCAGATTAATCAGCCTTGGATTGTCTTTTGAAGAAAAGAAACAGGTGATGTGGCCCATGCACTGGTAATATTACAGGAGCAAATCCATTTTACTTTGCTGGGGTTCGGGGTGAGCAGGAACTACTCCAAGTATTGTTCTTGTACCAATACTATAACTGAATTAGCATTATTAACAATGTGACAGTGTACTTTTTCTCCTTGTTTCTTGAAGGGCCTGAATTATAAAGCAGTATCATCACATCAAGTGTCTAACAAATAAAATGGTCAGGCATTTTATGAGGCTGTTTCGAACCCTTTAATTTCTAATAAAGAGGCAACGAGCAGTGCCAAGGCAAACAAGACATGCAGGTTGGTGCATTAAAATCTTTTCTCGATTGGTATATACTAAACAGACGCTGACTGTTGCCTACTCGGTTGCTTGGAACGATGTACAGAGGTAAACACTAAAACTATACATTGGCAACAAATGCAACCTTTTTCCAACAGGGTACAGGACCGCCTCCCTCATTCTGATGACAGACACCCTGGCCAATCTGCTGCCCCTTGGGCCCAGAATCCTGCCTCCCTCGTTCTGAATGAAATCTGCTTTGACCAATCCACTTAAAAAGGGTCCACACCCAGGAAACCTGCCTCCCTCACACTGAGTGACAGGTCctcaaaaacaacaacaacttatgtttATGTAGCACTAAAATGTCGCAAAACGCTGCACAGCAGGTGTATAAAACAATGTCGGACACCAAAAcacataaggagctattaggttcaatgaccaaaagcttagtcaaacagGTTGGTTTTAAGGTGTATcttaaggaggaaagtgaggtagagagacagaaggGGTGTAGGAAGGGaaatccagagcttggggcctagacaactgaaggcacggccaccaatggtgcagcaattataATTTGGAATAcacaagtggccagaattagacGAATGCAGATATctcggggggggttgtggggctggaggagattatagagacagggagggcCAAGGCCATGAAGCAATTtgtaaacaagggtgagaattttaaaatcaaggcattacttgaccaggagccaatgtaagtcagtgagggCATTGTTGATGGAGGAATGGTATTTGCTGCGAGTTAAGATGTGGGGagcagttttgaatgacctcaagtttccaGACAGTAGgatatgggagaccagccaggagtgtgttgcaaCAACCAAGTCTAGAACTGattcatggatgagggtttcagcagcagataagctgagacatGGGCAACGTCAGGCGATGTTACAGAGCTGGAAATAGACGGTATAagtgatggcacagatatgaAGTTGGAAGTTCATCTTTGGGCCAAACATGACACAGAGGTTCCAAAGGGAGCGGCTTAATCTCAGATGATTGCCAGAGCGAGGGATGgtgtcagtagctagggaacagcgTTTGGAGCAAGGGCCAAAATCAATAGCTTCAGCATTCCAAAAATTTCCAATCATTCAATATTGTATGTCAGATGGGCACGCTGTTAATTTAGCAATAGTGGAGGAGTCAAGTGAGGTGGTAGGGGCTTAAGCAGCTAAAGGCACGATCACCAATTATAATCGGGAATGCACAAgtggccagaattaaaggagcacaattatcccagaggactgtggggctggaggagattacagaaatagggaggggcaaggccatggatggatctgaaaacaaggatgagaattttaaagtcaaggcaATGTATGACCATGGACCAGTTTAGGTCAGTGTGCATAGGAGTGATGGGGCAACAAGACTTAGCGTGAGTTAAGACGGGGGGAGCCacgttttggatggcctcaagtttatggagagtagaatgtgggagaccagccaggaatgtgtTTGAATTATTGAGTCTAGCCGAaaaaaaggcatgaatgaggatttcagcaagaGATGAACTGAGTCAGGTGAGAAGACAAGTGATATTACATAGGTAGAAACAGGCAGTCTTCGTGATAGCATGGATATAAGGTAGCTTACCTGAGGATTAAATGTGACACAGAGGTTGTGAACAGGCTGGCTTAACCCCAGGCTGTTACAGGGAGAAGGAAGGAGTCAGGGGTTAGGAAATGGAGCTTGGAGCAGGTACCAAAGACAACGGCTTCAGCTTTACCAATTTTTatctggaggaaatttctgcttatacAGTACTGGATgttagataagcagtctgataacttagcaacagtggaggagttgaggtaGGTGGTGATCCAGAATATTAAATAACAGCCAAGTTATAGGCATTATTAACATCAGCATAAACAAACCTAATCTGTCAGAATGAATGTGGTTCAGTCCCAGATGTCATTAACATCACAATCCAAACCTTACAGTCACTTGTGAAGTCGCTTGTGGCTCAACAgattggatgactgagtgaatcccttcccacacacagagcaggtaaaaggtttctccccggtgtgaattcgctggtgtatcAGGAGGATAGATGAATTcatgaatcctttcccacacacagagcaggtgaatggcctctcaccactgtgaactcgctggtgcgtcAGGAGTTTGGATGAACTCAtgaaacccttcccacacacagagcaggtgaatggcctctcctcgcTGTGAGCTCGCTGATGCATCACGAGAgtagatgactgagtgaatcccctGCCACACACGGAGCAAgcaaatggcctctccccagtgtgaactcgctggtgtttcagcaggttgGATGGATGATTGAATCCTTtctcacacacggagcaggtgaatggcctctcctcggtgtgaactcgctggtgtatcaggagggtagatgactgagtgaatcccttcccgcaatcagaacaggtgaatggcctctctccagtgtgaattcgctggtgtttcagcaggttaGATGGatgattgaatcccttcccacacacagagcaggtgaatggcctatCCCCACTGTggactcgctggtgtgtctggaggttggatgactgagtaaATTCCTTCCCACACACTGAGCAGGTGAAAGGCTTCACTTCAGTGTGAgctcgctggtgtgtcaggagattggatgactgagtgaatccttttccacacactgagcaggtgaagggtctctccccagtgtgaatgcgatgATGATTTTCCAGCAGGGATGGATaactgaatccctttccacagtccccacatttccacggtttctccatgatAGATTAGTTGATGCCTCGTCCACACACACAAGACGTGTATgctttctccccactgtgaatgttTTCTCAGGCAGTGTAACTGGAAAAAGCTCTTTCCAGTCAGTGTACTGGAATGCTCTCACTCAGGTATGTGCGTCTTGGTCCTTGTCCAGTCAGACAGTCAGTCAGTGTGAAGTACTTTTCTGCAGCCACGACAGACAAATATTTCTCCTTTCATATTCAAAGGCACCGATATTCATGTCCTAATGAATCGAGTGACTGTCAGATCTTGACTGCATATTTAGCTTGGGTTTCTTGGCAACTCTTGCCTTCTAAAATCCTGTAAAAAGAGTTGACAAAGTCTTCAATGTAAGTTCAGGATAGAAATCCATAACAGGCAATTCTAGCTTCTATGGGACATTTTTTCGTGTCTTGTTACCCCAAAGCTGTAAATCTCTGtcgcacacactcttcctcttccTTGTGCTGAAATCCAAATCCATCACACTGTATCTTTTATCCAATCTCAGATTTCTCCGTCCCTCTACTTTGGTTGGGTTCTGTTCTCCAGCCGCTGTGTGCAGAGTAAGAATAAAATCAAAGAGTCAATGAGTTTTCCTCCTGGTCACTGGGACCCTGAAGCTCCACCCACCCTCTGTTGTGTTGCAAAGATGGCTGCACTTCTGCTCTACTCCATGAACGACCCCTCCCTCCTCTGCCAAGATGGCGGCCGGTTGCTCGGGTAACCGCGGCCTAAGACCGTGGAGGAAATCCCGCTTCCCTGGTCCGTGCTGATTCCCACTCGCAAGATGGCAGCCAGTGAGCCCGCTCCCACATGCCTGTCACTCCAGCGTAAACACGGGGCTCGTATGCTCTTATGCAGGACCTCCAGCCTACCCCAAGTGTTTCTGAAGCTGTCCAGCCCACCCACGGCTCTAATTCCTCCCCTCCGTAGAAAACGATCTCGTGCCGCCTACCGAGCGGTTATTTCCACCTCAGTCCGCCTCCACCAGCCGCACTGCGCATGTCAGAGCACTGCCTGGCTCCCCGCGCCGGCGCACTGGGCTCCTGCGATCATTGATAGGGGACACTCTACCGCGCAGGGGATTCTGGGTAACGCATCAGTCGGTGCTCACTTGGCTCTGGAATTCAGGAAGAACATGTTCTGCATTTTGTGTAATTACTGGAGCTATTATGGCGTTACAGAATTACACATAATTTTTTTCCACGTACCAGCGGCTTGGCCAATAAATGATATTATGGGTTTTgggtgaaaggtgctgttgaggaTCACAGAGggccattttttaaatttattcttttatgggatatgtgcgtcaatgatagtttcatgatcaccattactaagactagctttggattccaaatttttattaagaccatatgaaagaatttttaaaaattggcccTCTGTGATAAGCAAATTCAATGACAGCTGCCCAGAGCATTAGACGGggcccctggattattagtccagtgacattaccatcatttTTACTCGGGAATAGGGAGAGGAGAGTATATTAAAAACTGATGTGACACATGCATATTCGATGACACACCAAGGGTTCTGGGGGGCAGACTAGAGAGTGGAATTGAGACCC
The nucleotide sequence above comes from Carcharodon carcharias isolate sCarCar2 chromosome 19, sCarCar2.pri, whole genome shotgun sequence. Encoded proteins:
- the LOC121291585 gene encoding zinc finger protein 239-like, whose protein sequence is MEKPWKCGDCGKGFSYPSLLENHHRIHTGERPFTCSVCGKGFTQSSNLLTHQRAHTEVKPFTCSVCGKEFTQSSNLQTHQRVHSGDRPFTCSVCGKGFNHPSNLLKHQRIHTGERPFTCSDCGKGFTQSSTLLIHQRVHTEERPFTCSVCEKGFNHPSNLLKHQRVHTGERPFACSVCGRGFTQSSTLVMHQRAHSEERPFTCSVCGKGFMSSSKLLTHQRVHSGERPFTCSVCGKGFMNSSILLIHQRIHTGEKPFTCSVCGKGFTQSSNLLSHKRLHK